GTATCCAATGGGAATCATCGCAACGCATCTTTGACCAGCGGGTAATTGTAAAATCTCTCCCACCTTTTTTTCATCAAATGCACCTACCCAACAAGTGTCTAATCCAAAATTTCTGGCAATTAACATGATATGAATAACAAGCGCTGCGGTATCCTGTATACAATACAACGTTCTACCTCTCTCACCATATCTGGACGCGCTTTCTTCTGGTACCATTATGACGCAAATGACCCAAGGAGCTTCCATCAAAAATAGTTGACCACCAGCAGCATCACTCAGATGTTTTCTCAGAGTAGCATTGTGCACGGCATGAATTCTCCATGGCTGTTTATTACCAGCACTTGGAGCATTTAGAGCAAGTTGCAAGATTTGTGTAACTGTGTCCTTGGGTACATCAGTTGATTCATAATGTCTTATACTCCTTCTCGTTTTAATTGCCTCGAGTAATTCCAACGACCTCACCCCCTCAGATTTTGATTATCTCATCAACTCGTGGGCCTGTAGAAATATGAGAAAACTTTACACCAATTTCCTTTTCGATCTTTGCCACGAATCTTTCAAACTCCTTTGAATGTAAAGTCTTCCAACCATCAAATATTTCATAAACTGGTTCTACTTGATCAATGAATTCAAGATTATCCAACTCTTCAAAGATTTTCCCGTTGATTTTGTATGCGACACAGATTGGAATTTTTTCATAACCTGAAAGAATATCAGCCTTT
The DNA window shown above is from Thermotoga profunda AZM34c06 and carries:
- a CDS encoding nitroreductase family protein produces the protein MELLEAIKTRRSIRHYESTDVPKDTVTQILQLALNAPSAGNKQPWRIHAVHNATLRKHLSDAAGGQLFLMEAPWVICVIMVPEESASRYGERGRTLYCIQDTAALVIHIMLIARNFGLDTCWVGAFDEKKVGEILQLPAGQRCVAMIPIGYAAEPRKDRPRKALNEIAIFHE